Proteins encoded within one genomic window of Synechococcus sp. PCC 7335:
- a CDS encoding response regulator: protein MAAKRILIVDDDADIREATQICLEITGEWEVLMAEDGVEGLAIAQLEKPDAILLDMMLPGMDGLTILKKLREQVETQTIPIVILTATAQPNERKNFDQLKVAAVITKPYDPMTISDQIMSVLLTSR, encoded by the coding sequence GATTGTGGATGATGATGCTGATATTAGAGAGGCTACTCAGATCTGTTTGGAGATCACAGGGGAGTGGGAAGTGCTCATGGCAGAAGATGGCGTCGAGGGACTGGCGATCGCCCAGCTTGAAAAGCCCGATGCGATTCTACTAGACATGATGCTACCAGGCATGGACGGACTAACTATTCTAAAAAAACTAAGAGAACAGGTCGAAACCCAAACCATTCCCATCGTCATTTTGACTGCTACAGCCCAGCCCAATGAGAGAAAAAATTTTGATCAGCTCAAAGTCGCTGCCGTTATCACCAAGCCCTACGACCCAATGACTATTTCGGACCAGATTATGTCAGTGCTCTTGACCTCTCGCTAA